One segment of Panicum virgatum strain AP13 chromosome 3K, P.virgatum_v5, whole genome shotgun sequence DNA contains the following:
- the LOC120699483 gene encoding protein yippee-like At4g27745 produces MAELVGPRVYSCCNCRNHVCLHDDIISKAFQGRNGRAFLFSHAMNVVVGAKEDRQLMTGLHTVADIYCNDCREVLGWKYERAYEETQKYKEGKFIFEKSKIIKENW; encoded by the exons atggcggagctggtgggGCCGCGCGTCTACAGCTGCTGCAACTGCCGGAACCACGTCTGCCTCCACGACGACATCATCTCCAAGGCCTTTCAG GGGAGGAATGGCCGCGCCTTTCTGTTCTCTCATGCCATGAACGTAGTTGTGGGGGCAAAGGAGGATAGGCAGCTTATGACAGGGCTACACACGGTTGCTGATATCTACTGTAATGATTGCCGAGAGGTGCTGGGCTGGAAGTATGAGAGAGCGTACGAGGAGACACAGAAATACAAGGAAGGAAAATTCATATTTGAGAAGTCAAAGATTATCAAAGAGAACTGGTAG